A section of the Camelus dromedarius isolate mCamDro1 chromosome 14, mCamDro1.pat, whole genome shotgun sequence genome encodes:
- the CITED4 gene encoding cbp/p300-interacting transactivator 4 — protein sequence MADHLMLAEGYRLVPRPPPAAPAHGPHALRTLQPYSGLGLDSGLRPRGAPLGPPPPPPGALAYGAFGPPPAFQPFPAVPPPAAGSAHLQPVATLYPSRAIGAPGALGGVPVPQPAPGARAPTPPPPAHALGSMDAELIDEEALTSLELELGLHRVRELPELFLGQSEFDCFSDLGSAPPAGSVSC from the coding sequence ATGGCCGACCACCTGATGCTTGCTGAAGGCTATCGCCTGGTGCCGAGGCCGCCTCCCGCCGCGCCCGCCCATGGCCCTCACGCGCTTCGGACGCTACAGCCGTACTCGGGCCTAGGCCTGGACAGCGGTTTGCGGCCGCGGGGGGCTCCGCTGGGCCCGCCACCGCCCCCACCGGGGGCCCTGGCTTACGGGGCCTTCGGGCCGCCGCCCGCCTTCCAGCCCTTCCCAGCGGTGCCGCCGCCGGCCGCCGGCAGCGCGCACCTGCAGCCCGTGGCGACGCTGTACCCGAGCCGCGCGATCGGAGCCCCCGGCGCCCTGGGAGGAGTCCCCGTCCCGCAGCCTGCGCCTGGCGCCCGGGCCCCAACACCGCCACCGCCTGCGCACGCCCTGGGCAGCATGGACGCCGAACTCATCGACGAGGAGGCTCTGACGTCTCTGGAGCTGGAGCTCGGGTTGCACCGCGTGCGCGAGCTGCCCGAGCTCTTCCTGGGCCAGAGCGAGTTCGACTGCTTCTCGGACTTGGGGTCGGCGCCGCCCGCCGGCTCTGTGAGCTGCTAA